The window AGCACCAAAGGGGCTGGATCCCTCAGAGCTTTCAGCAGGCAGCCAGGGCATCAGCTGGTATGAATCCGGTCAGCTCAATACCGTTCGCTCGTATGGTCTTAACCTCAACATTACTTTCTAAACTGCCTCTACCCATGAAGAAAATATATATAGTACTCATTGCCTGTTTTTCTGTATGGAGTTGCGATGATTTTGGCGATATGAACATCGATCCAAACAAACCCAGTGAAGCATCAGATGAACAGTTGATTGCCAATGCCATGATTTCGCTTTCAGAGCTAAGTTCTGAACCTCAAGGGGAGTTTATGGGCCAGTATTTGGCTGAAACACAATATGTAACAGCTTCACTCTATCCGGTGGGCAGCACCAGCTTTTACTGGTTATACCAGGAGCCGCTCATGGACCTGCAGACTGTGATTGACAGGTCTGAAAACAATAACCGACTTGCAGTTGCCAAAATTTTAAAAGCCTATTACTTCTGGAATATAACCGACCGCTGGGGGGATGTACCGTACACCGAAGCATTTCAGGGCGCTGAAAATCTGACACCAGCCTATGATACCCAGGAGTCTATATACAACAATTTATTTGACTTACTGGAGGAGGCAACTGCTCAGATTGAAGAGGGGAGTATCAGTGGTGACATTATCTATGGCGGCGATATGGAAAAATGGGAGCGGTTGGCTAATACAATCCGGATGCTAATGGCACTGCGACTCTCAGAGGTGGATGCAGCAAGGGGCCAGCAGGAATTTAATAATGCGCTGAATGCCGGCATCATGACCTCCAATGAAGATAATCTTGTTTTTAGACATTTGGCGGATGCGAATCAGCAAAATTACTGGTTTGACCAGATTGCCCCGGCTCCTGCAGGACAAGGGCGTGAATGGTGGGCACTAACCGAAACCCTTGTTGATGAAATGAAGGCTGTTGATGATCCAAGGTTGCCGGTTTATGGCGAGCCAGCAAGGGAAAGTACAGAAGGCGAATATATTGGTTTGCCCTTTGGCGAAACCCAGAATATGGATACCGATTCTTATTCGCTGCTGGGCACCGATATCTGGGAACAGGATGCGCCTGTTCAGCTGGTTACTTATGCGCAGGCCCTTTTTGCTAAGGCCGAAGCCGCAAAAAGAGGCTGGATATCCGGCGGAGATGCCGAAGCACAGGCAAATTACGAAATGGCCATTGAGCAGTCAATGCTCCAGTGGACCGGCAGCACCGAAGGCCTGGAGGAGTTTCTGGCCCAGCCTGAGATTGCCTATGACCCTGCCAATGCCATGGAGCAGATTGGTACCCAGCGCTGGGTACACCTCTTTATGCATGGTTATGAGGCCTGGGCAGAATGGAGAAGAACCGGCTATCCAGATAATATGGTTGCTCCCGGTGGCACAGCCGTACCTACCCGCCTTATTTACCCCGAAACTGAGCAGTTCAATAACACCAGCAGCTATAGAGAAGCTGTTCAAAGACAGTTTGGGGCAGAAGAAGGCTTGTATGGTAAAGTATGGTGGGATGCAAATTAGTTGATCCTGGATCAGCATAATCTATTTTCTAAAGCCTGTAAAGACCGCCCGTCCTGAATGATGGGCGGTTTTTATCACCATACCCCTGGAGGAACTATTTATTCAGACTGCGGCTTTTTAAAGCAGAACGACAACACCATGCTTGTTCCGGGTTTTTCAATTTTGGTTTCTGAATCCGGATCTGATTTTTTTGCCCTGTTTTAATTGTCAATTGCGCATGAAAATACTCATAATGCAAAAATACACTGCTGTTATATTATTGTTGCTCCTGCTGGGCTGTGCCACGGAAAATGTATCTCTGGTTCAGACAGACACCAACGCAAATACTGCAGAAGCAACAATAGCAGCTGTAAAAGAAAAGTGGGCGCCAGACAAAAGAGTGGCCCTGTTTGATGTAGAGGCAGGCGAAGCTGATGGCCGGCTGGTGCTGCGCGGAGAATCTAACCTGCCAGCCGCAGTAGATTCACTTAAAACTGCCTTGAATGCCAGTGATGTTGCTTATATCGACAGCATACAAATACTGCCCGATGCAGCCCTGCAGGGAAAAACCCGGGCTGTTGTTACCATATCTGTAGCAAACCTGCGCTCTGCTCCTAAACATTCTGCCGAACTTGCCACCCAGGCAACTTTGGGCACACCGCTTAAGGTGCTGAAGAAACAGGGCGGCTGGTACCTGGTGCAAACTCCGGATGACTACCTCTCCTGGGTGGATTATGGCGGCCTGGTTTCTTTGACAGAGGAAGAGTTTAACAGGTGGCATGCTGCAGAAAAGCTGATTTACATGCAGCCTTATGGCTTTTCGTACGAAACCCCTGATGCTGCAGCTCCCACTGTTTCTGACCTGGTAATGGGTAGTATCCTGGAAATTGCAGGAGAGGAGGAGAGCTTCTACCAGGTGAGGTACCCCGATGGCACCACTGCCTGGATTCCAAAAACAGAAGCACAATCCTATACAAAGTGGCTGGCCGGGCTAAACCCCAGCGGCAGCTCCCTGGTGAGCACCTCTTTTACCCTAAAAGGCCTGCCCTATTTGTGGGGAGGTACTTCATTCAAAGGCGTAGACTGCAGCGGCTTTACCAAAACCGTTTACTTTCTCAATGGCATGGTCATTCCGCGCGATGCGTCTCAGCAAATCCATACCGGAGAGCTGGTTGATGATACAAGGGATTTTGATAAACTGTTGCCCGGCGATCTGCTGTTCTTTGGCCGGCCCGCCACCGATTCGAGCCCGGAAAGGGTGGTGCATGTGGGCATGTGGATTGGCAATAATGAATTTATACACTCTGCCGGTAAAGTACACATCAGCAGTGTAGACAGCACAGCAGAGAATTTCGATCAATACAACTACGACCGCTACCTGCGCACCAAAAGACTGCTGCAGCAGAACGATCCGCGGCTCATACAGCTAAGCAACAGCACCATTTTTAAATAAGCCAACAAAGTGGGTTTATTTTATGCCTGTACAGTATCCTCAGCTACCCTTAATAAGTGCTGTGGATCTGCCACAGTATTTTTTCCATTTCGCTTCTTAGTGCTGCGGTGGGTATTACATAATTATTGTGCATAAAGCTAAAGTAAAGCTTTTTACCCTTTTTTGTAATCAGGTATCCGCTAAGGCACGAAACATTGCTAAGGCTGCCGGTTTTGGCATGCACGTAGGGAGGATCTGCTTTATAAGAATTTCTAAGTGTGCCTGTTTTTCCACCTGTGGGCAGGTAGTCGAGTACCTTTTCTTCCGGGTACTCCCGGTCTATTTTCTGCAGCAGTACAATAATACTCCTGGGGGTAAACAGGTTGTGTTTGGATAGGCCTGAGCCATCTGCCCACTGTGGCTCGTCTGGCAGGTCGGCCAGAAAATTCTTTTTTGCATACTCAATTACAGCGTCTGTATTCAGGGAGTCGAAAAGCTTATCAGCGCTTAAGATCAGGAGCTGTTCCGCAATAAAATTATCGCTGTTCTGCAGCATTCTTTTATAGAGCGAATCTGCGGGTACAGACTGTATGCTTCTGTACGCGCTCCTGTTGTAATTCCTGAAGGGAATCAGCTGAACCGGCCGCTGCAGGGTGTCCTCCAGCAGCCGTACCATCAGGCTGTCGGAAAGGATAAAAGGCCGGTCTATTTCAAATTCCAGGGAAGGATCTTGAATGTTATAGGTATAAAAATTTCGCTGAAACTGCCGGCTGAAGCGGTATCTGGGGGTGGTTAGCGTAGTATCTTCTGTTACATATTGTCCGAAGTAGTAGGGGGAGATGGTAAAGGCTGTATCTGCCGATTCTTTACTGATTCTGATGGCATTGCCAAATACGGGGAAAGAGGAGCGTTCCGTGGCAAAGTAATAATTGTACCAGTCCCACGACCAGCCCGGTCCCAGGGCCACTACCTGATCGAAGTTATTGGCAAAGTATAAATCTTTGGGGTGGTTCTTCAGGAAGTGATAGGCCGCGGTGCTCTTCAGGTCGGCATGCAGAAAGGAAGGATCGCCGGTACCCCAGAATATCAGGGAATCGCCCCGTTCTATGTACTTTAGCCCTGCTATAGAATCTCCCAATACCTTTTGTGCTACATAAAAGGTAAACAGTTTGGTATTTGAGGCGGGGATGAAGTACTGGTCTTCATTTCTGCTGTAAACTGTTTTTTGTTTTTGGGGATCGTAGAGTACAAAGCCTGTATGTCCTTTGGCAAAAGTTTCGGAGTTTTTGAAGGATTTTTTCAGCGCTGCTCTTTTAAACCCCATGCAGGACACAAACGAACATAGGAGCAGTAGAAAAAAAATATTCTTCATATAAAACTGGCTGGAAGAGAATACTAGAAATATACGGACTTTAATTTAAGCATAGGCCTGCAATATGGCCCTCTAACACATGAATAAATTCGTGACTAAATTTAAAATCTTTCTCCGCCACTTTCCTCATCTCTTTATTTCATCTCCCTCCATACTTCCAGTACTTTTTAATGAACAGTAAATAAAGTAAGTATCATTATGTAAAATGTACATAATGAATTGAGCTGGTGAACAAAGTGGACAAAGCTAGCGGCAACAAGGTATTAGAGAATATGGTGTCGATGTGTTTCTTGCACCCGCTTTGAATACTTACTGAAAAAAGTTGGGCGGCAGAGATTTTAAGTACTATTCTCAATTTTCGCTGGTGTAAGGTAAAATGGCGTGGAGCCTGAAGGTGTAGGAACTTCCATTAAACACATTAAGGTAAACAATCATGAATCTAACCGCATGGAGATTGATGTGCAACTGGGGGTGCTGGCTCTTCTGGGATTTTTATCCCTGCAGTTAAGACCCTGTTTCTAAAATGTATGCCTGCTCATGTCACAATCAAACCAGTAAAAATGATATGTTTTATGCATCCCAGCTGAAATGTTATTATACTATTATTGAAATAGTTAAAAAATAGATTTGCGCTTCCTGCATACGATAGGTTATTCGGAACGTTAGTCAATTCAGCAAACATATGAAATTACATTTAAGAACTTCATAACAAATCCAAGTTGTCTCCATGCTGGAAAGGCAACTGTATCAGGTTATCACCATTTTTACAGTATATAAATCATCAAGATCCTTTTTTTGGAGAGTTATATTGATAAGCAATCAATTTTAAATGGTGGTAATATTTTTTTAATAATTTATAAGAATTTAATTAAAATATGTTGCATTCAATTGTAAGTCCTGTTAATTTAACTTTAGTTATCAGCTTAATGATAAGCGGCTAATTAAATCGCTGGTACACCTGCTGGTACTCTTTCGGTTAGAATAGTTAGAGAATAGGTTTAGATATTTTTTAAATAATTTCTTGATTCTTTCAGAAGGGCGGATGCAATATCATTTCTTTTTGATCCCTTTTATAGGGAAGATAAAGGGGTGTATCTTTTGTGTTTAGATAGAATTTAGCGTTGAATTAAATTTTAGTTTTATACTGTAGAACTAATGTCTCTATCAATTCTATAGGTACAGGAATCATTTTACCTGAGGCCTGATATAGATTAGTTTATAAATTTGAAAAAGCATTGTCCGATAAATATGGGTATCTGGGAATGCTTACTCCTTAAGGACCCGCTGGAGATGAAAGTCAGCTATATTGGTCTGGCTAACTTTCATTACCTGGTTCTCCCTGCTGATTATTGTGTTATTACTGAATTTTTCATTCCCTTCAAGCCCTGTTAACAAGCCGGACTTTGAGGAACTGTTTGTTGGAAGCAACAGTGATTCAGGATGGAAAAAGCATTTTTCAATAACATTTTTATGCTTGTGGAGTATGCTTACCGGCATTTTTTCATTCAAGCCTGATTTACCAAACCAACAGGCCATTTTTCTGAGATAATGAAATCTATTGTAAGCTGATGTTGCTATCAGCCTATCTTTCGATCTCTTCTTAATTTATTACTGATCGTTGATAAAGCCTAAAATATCATTATACCATTATTTTATTCCTAATAGCTCTATGGAACCATGCTACCGCTCTCCGATGAGAAAGCTGATTTTTTTTCTGACTTTTTTTGTTTTTGTACATCCTCTGTTGGCACAGGTTAGCTTTAATAACAGCACCCTGATAAACATGGATGGTACTCCATTAAGTATTGGGAATCCTACTTCTTTACAATTCGGGCCAGATGAGCGGCTTTACCTTACCACACAAAACGGTTTTATATATGCCTTAACCATTACCAGGGTAGGAGCGGGTGATTACCGGGTAACTAATACAGAAACCATTACATTGGTAAAATCAATAC of the Flammeovirgaceae bacterium 311 genome contains:
- a CDS encoding NlpC/P60 family protein (COG0791 Cell wall-associated hydrolases (invasion-associated proteins)), whose amino-acid sequence is MLLLGCATENVSLVQTDTNANTAEATIAAVKEKWAPDKRVALFDVEAGEADGRLVLRGESNLPAAVDSLKTALNASDVAYIDSIQILPDAALQGKTRAVVTISVANLRSAPKHSAELATQATLGTPLKVLKKQGGWYLVQTPDDYLSWVDYGGLVSLTEEEFNRWHAAEKLIYMQPYGFSYETPDAAAPTVSDLVMGSILEIAGEEESFYQVRYPDGTTAWIPKTEAQSYTKWLAGLNPSGSSLVSTSFTLKGLPYLWGGTSFKGVDCSGFTKTVYFLNGMVIPRDASQQIHTGELVDDTRDFDKLLPGDLLFFGRPATDSSPERVVHVGMWIGNNEFIHSAGKVHISSVDSTAENFDQYNYDRYLRTKRLLQQNDPRLIQLSNSTIFK
- a CDS encoding peptidase S13 D-Ala-D-Ala carboxypeptidase C (COG2027 D-alanyl-D-alanine carboxypeptidase (penicillin-binding protein 4)), which encodes MGFKRAALKKSFKNSETFAKGHTGFVLYDPQKQKTVYSRNEDQYFIPASNTKLFTFYVAQKVLGDSIAGLKYIERGDSLIFWGTGDPSFLHADLKSTAAYHFLKNHPKDLYFANNFDQVVALGPGWSWDWYNYYFATERSSFPVFGNAIRISKESADTAFTISPYYFGQYVTEDTTLTTPRYRFSRQFQRNFYTYNIQDPSLEFEIDRPFILSDSLMVRLLEDTLQRPVQLIPFRNYNRSAYRSIQSVPADSLYKRMLQNSDNFIAEQLLILSADKLFDSLNTDAVIEYAKKNFLADLPDEPQWADGSGLSKHNLFTPRSIIVLLQKIDREYPEEKVLDYLPTGGKTGTLRNSYKADPPYVHAKTGSLSNVSCLSGYLITKKGKKLYFSFMHNNYVIPTAALRSEMEKILWQIHSTY